Genomic DNA from Oncorhynchus mykiss isolate Arlee chromosome 2, USDA_OmykA_1.1, whole genome shotgun sequence:
CCCTGTACACCACACCCCAGGTCCTCACCTCCTCTGGGGTGTACTTGATGTGGGGGATAGGCTGGCCACTGGGGAAAGGAGGTGGATGCAGAGAAGGATATAACCACACTTACATTACACTCTTTTATTATATCATATGCACACTGAGCTGTTATTTCTTATCTGTATTTACATTGTAATACCAACTAAATAGTGTGCTAACACTGCAATTAGTATAACAGTATTAGTGTAAGAAAATAACAGGTTACCAGAGTGTTTCCACAgtaaagaaagagaagagaagagactacTCATACTATTTGTAATTCATGGCCATTTCCACAAAGTACTTCCTCCTCTGGCGGTATACGTTATCTTTGAAGCCCTGGAGTCAGAGCAGGGGACCAGAAGTTAGATAAGGAACAGGATCACACAGAGTTATCTGTCAAGTCAACCAGCCAACAGTGGTGATATACTGTAGTTCCTGTGAATTCCTGGAGTATTATCAGcacaaatatacatatatttttatatatataatcatGGAATTATGATCATTAgttgtacactgagtataccaaacattaggaacacataatgactcagaacagcctcaattcgtaggagcatggactctacaagttgtcaaaagcgttccacagggatgctggcccatgttgactccaatgcttccccacaattgtgtcaagttggctggatgtcctttgggtggtggaccattcttgatggtccagtgttgcagttcttgacacacgcCTACTATcacaccctgttcaaaggcaccacTTAAAACTTTTGTCTGGCCCATtcatggcacacatacacaatccatgtcttcaTTTCTgaaggcttaacaatccttctttagcctgtcgtctctccttcatctacactgattgaagtggatttaacaagtgacatcaataagggatcatagctttcacctggatttgcctggtcagtctacgtcatggaaagagcaggtcttaatgttttgtatactcagtatatATTAAAACACTATGTATCTAAGTCTTATTTACTTCCTTTGGTCATTCAGTTGAGAGACAATTCTAATTTTGAGATGATGACTCGGCCAAGCAGTGAACACACTAACTTACTGGGTGATCTGCATCAAGCTCTGATCCGTACATCAGCACTCTGTGAGAACACTGGTCGAGCTCTGCAATCTTCTGGGGGAACCAAGGAACTTCCTCCCCATCTAAGGATGCAAACACATCATATATATGCAGAATtaagcattacacacacacatcatatatacactaccattcaaaagtttggggtcacttagaaatgtccttgttttttgaaagaaaatattttttttttgtccattaaaataacataaaattgattggaaatacagtgtagacattgttaatgttataaatgactattgtagctggaaacggcagatttttaatggaatatctacataggcgtacagagacccattatcagcaaccatcactcctgtgttccaatggcacgttgtgttagctaatccaactgtatcattttaaaaggctaattgatcattataaaacccttttgcaattatgttagcacagctgaaaactgttgtcctgattaaagaagcaataaaactggccttctttagactagttgagtatctggagcatcagcatttgtgggttcgattacaggctcaaaatgtccagaaacatagaattttcttctgaaactcgtcagtctattcttgttctgagaaatgaaggctattccatatgagaaattggcaagaaactgaagatcttgtacaacgctgtgtactactctcttcacagaacagcacaaactggctctaaccagaatagaaagaggagtgggaggccccggtgcacaactgagcaagaggacaagtacattagagtgtctagtttgagaaacagacacctcacaagtcttcaactgacagcttcattaaatagtacctgcaaaacaccagtctcaatgtcaacagtgaagaggcgactccgggatgctggccttctaggcagagttcctctgtccagtgtctgtgttcttttgcccatcttaatcttttatttttattggccagtctgagatatggctttttctttgcaactctgccaagaaggccaccatcctggagtcgcctcttcactgttgacgttgagactggtgttttgagggtctgtaatttacaacattaacaatgtctccactgtatttctgatcaatatgatgttattttaatggacaaaaaatgtgcttttctttcaaaacaaggacatttccaagtgaccctaaacttttgaacgttAGTGTACACAGGGTaaagcattacacacacacacgtcatctaTACACAGGATAAAGCATAACACACACATCATGTATACACAGGAtaaagcatcacacacacacacacacacacacacacacacacacacacacacacacatcatgaatACACAGGATaaagcattacacacacacacatcatgtatACACAGgataaagcacacacacacacatcacatcacatcacacacacacatcatgtatACATAGGATAAAGCATTACACACACATCATATATACACAGGGTAAAGAATTACACACATTCAACTGAAGCACTACCCACTCTGAGAATTTCACATACATCAAGTAGTCATTGATGAACACTCATTCAAAAAAATGTCAAAATAGTTTTCACTAGCACTAAATTGTACAAAGAAGAAATGGTCAACAAAAGCACATTTTGTCTGGTTAAAAGTCACTCAGTACTCACAGATCTCCATTCAGATACATTTATACTCCTACAAGATGAGACAACAAACAGAACATAAGATGATATGGATAAGATGTGTACATTCACTCTGAACCATGAACAAAAGCTAAATGTCTTCATGTTCTTGCTGTAAGTCACTCAGTATTCCACATATGCCCATACAGATGTGAATGTTGAACTGAGACCTTAATAAGCTGTGGCTTATGTCCTGAATATGTCCTGAAAAACTATCAAACTGAAAGCCTACAACAAAACTCCTGGGTCATACCTGCTTCTGTAGACCACTGGTTTTGAGGCGTGTTGAAGGAGATGATATTGACGTGGTCTTTGAGGTGCTCCAGCAGCTCATTAAACTCCTTCTTGCTGCAGCTGCAGTCGGCGTAGATCTCCACCTCTGTAGCGATGCGCTTGGACATCCGCGACTCAATGTGAGCCAGGTTCACATGCTTCTCCTGGAAGAGCAGAGAATAgacaatgaggagaggagagaatgtcgTTGGGGCAAATGGGGTGGAGCAGGACAGTAGATACTCACCTGAAAAAGGCGTAGGGCtttgaccaggcagccaacctcGTTCTTCAGAGAGAAAACAACAGCCGTCTTCCCCGACTCCCTGCTCTCCCTGATCTCTTTGTCGGTTGGATTCTCATCTATTGGACAGAAGGAGGGCCGGCGCGACTGTCGGACAGGGAACAGAAAGTGACACAGACATGTCGATACAGATGACCAGATGTAACCCAATGTGACTGATCAGGTTCAAACAGGATTACCCACTGAGCTAAACCCTAGCTAGGCATAAGCTCAGACAGAAACAGTCTTcgggtctcaggcaaggttactcatcatgCGAGCGGAGGTCACTGAACCACCGTCGCTACACCAGCACATGTCCACCTGTTAACACAATTattaataaacaataaacaagtcaacacAGCACATACAAGATCTGATAGGTGATTGATGCATGAAGATAGAATGTTGATTACCAAACCATTTCCCAAGTGTAGGCCACATTAAAACCAGCCTGAGTATTTCAATCAATAGTCTCACTCAGTGCCTTAAACCATCCGTTCTACTAACACGCCTTCTTATCTTTGACATGACCAGAGAGATGAGCTAGCTAGCCATAAGAACATGTCATGAGAAAGAGGATTTCCTCCCCCTGTGATGGACACTAAGATATGGTTGCCTAGAAAACTGATTACGTGTGCTTCACTCAGAAAAGAAAGTCCATAGCAATATGCAGTCCagtggaaaaataaataaaatggtgtGCACTAAATAGAACATGCAGTTTCTGCAGTTATCAGGAGAGCCTCAAAcctcaaccaaccaatcaatcaacccaTTCTTCAAGCCATCCATGTACTGCAGACAGTTTAAATTAAtgaatcaaccaaccaaccaaccagtcaaCTAACAAACCATCCAACCCCTCCATTGCAGAGGACACTAGATCTCATTCCATGCAGTCTTTCACTTACCATCTGTCCCCCGGTATGGTGTTGTTTCTGCTGGTCAAACATGGCCGAGTCCAGAGAGAGCCCTCGCCGGGACCAGTACTTACTGGAGAACATCATCATGGCAGGCTGCATTCTTGGCACTGGCTCTGGGCCACCCCTCTTCTCCGGGCCGCCGCCCCGCTTCCTCAGCTGGGACGACGCCATCACCATGGGCTGCCTGCATGGAGAGAATGTTCTGATCAAATTCAAGTTGAAGGTTGATGACTTTCTCTTTGTAGACCCAAATGTCACAGTATGTTTTCAATATTTGATTTCTACTAAACATTAAATTGGAGAGTCACGCGTTACCTCCCAATGCACTGGAGAGGATGTTCCGGATCCAGAGTTCCTATTTGGTGTCTACTATAATTACTATTACAGTACTACCCTGTATTTACTCTCTACAAtagctactgctactactactactgcctcctcctcctccactgagcTACACTAGGCTCGTCTTCTGCCAGCCAGCACCACTGAAGCTCCTTTAAATAGTGTGATGGAGGCAGAGGGGGTAAggcatcccctccctctctctgctgttgACATGCATATAGACCAGGCAGGGGTGCGTGTGTGAAGAGCCATCTCTTCCCTTTATTTGGAGAGGCAGGAAACTCCATGGGAATACATTAGGAAATACATTTTATGGTGATCCCATTAATCTGACCAATAAGATCAGCTCTGAAAattatctgatgtgattggtcaaaagaccaattagtgaaacatttttattgtatttttttattttatttcacctttatttaaccaggtaggctagttgagaacaagttctcatttacaactgcgacctgaccaagataaagcgtagcaattcaacacatacaacaacacagagttacacatggaataaacaaaacatagtcaataatacagtagaacaaaagaaaacaaaaagtctatatacaatgagtacaaatgaggtaagttaaggaaataaataggccatggtggcaaagtaattacaatatagcaattaaacactggaatggtagatcggcagaagatgaatgtgcaggtagagatactggggtgcaaaggagcaaaataaataaataacagtatggagatgaggtagatagatgggctgtttacagatgggctatgtacaggtgcagtgatctgtaaactgctctgacagctggtgcttaaagctagtgagggagatgtgagtctctaAATGCAGCCTATGGCGTTCACTGTATTAATCCACCTTTCTGAATGCAAATCCACTAGTCAAATATGGTAACATAATAGAGGGACTCTCAATATACACTCATTCACACCAGAGAGAGGAGCCAAATCATACATAGGAATCCTCAATTTAAGTGACATATCCGATTGTATATCATAATTGTATtggccagaggaggctggtgggaggcgctataggaggacaggctttTTGTTATGGCAGggatggaataaatggaacagtcaaatgtggtttccatttgtttttagtttttgttttagtttattaatttgacctttttaaaaaacaagcacacatcaaacttgaaaaagccatacatgcacatgagtaacatcatggaggataacacaccaAGTCTGggatgtatttccattgttaaatcatggaggataacacaccaAGTCTGGgacgtatttccattgttaaatcatggaggataacacaccaAGTCTGGgacgtatttccattgttaaatcatggaggataacacaccaAGTCTGGgacgtatttccattgttaaatcatggaggataacacacaatacagtctggaatgtatttccattgttaaatcgtGGAGGATAACACAAAGTCTGGgacgtatttccattgttaaatcatggaggatacgGGACTGAGTGTTTTTAATTTATCAAGCAAGATATTGAGCCCTGCCCATATCTTCTTGCTTAATAAAGGGTTATCTTTTGTGCCTACAAACCAGTGCAAAAATGTTGATGTTAAGGTAGACATGTTTAAGTTTTTAGAAACATCCGTTTAAGGGAATACTTTAGCTCCCCTAATCGTGATATTTCTACTGAACATGTAGGTTGCTCAACTGCACATACTCCGACTCcttttagttattttgttattttgtacctCCAACCAATCGCAATCCCTCTATTGAGACATATTGCAGACTTGTTGAAAAACATGTTGATCATCTCCTTAAGAACATACAGGAGTAAATATCTTTCCATAATTTACCTAAGGATGAAAAACAAGCTTTGCTTGATTTACAATCCGATATGTCAGTCCTTACCCACCCTGCTGTACTCATGGATAGGACTGTTTATGTAAatgagtgtcacagacagtttgACAACACCTTTTACAAGAAACACAGAAGTGACCCCACTGCCCAATTTCAGAACACAATCTTTCCTGTCCTAGATGGGTATTTAAGTTCTGGTCAGATAACCAAAAAAGAACACAACTTTTTAGCTATTCAACACCCTAAAATTGCCACTTTTTATACTTTGCCGAAATTACACAACGTTACAAAACCTCCAGGGCGCCCTATTGTAGCGGacattgatgcagtaacggccCCTCTATAGACTTTTGTTGACTTTTTATTAGATCACTCGTAGAACAGCTCTCCTTCTTTGTAAAGGATACCAGCAGTAAGTCTGGgatgtatttccattgtggtcctgaTAACATTTCATGTCTGCCATtctagccattacaatgagcctgtccttctATAGCTCCTACCACCAGCCTCTTCTGGTATTGGCCTACTGTACTTTAAACCTGATCTACAAAACCATGATTGGCATTCGAACAAAGGAAAAAGAGAATGGAGTACTTCAGATACTGTTTTAACGTCGGTTGTCCCCATCCAATAAGGTGTGGTCTTCCATCATACCCCTGGAAATGACATCATGGAGACAATCATGGACGGTGAATGTAATGGACAAAATTCTCATCTGCATATACAATTTACATGAGCTATGGTGACAACTGGATTAACTAATATTGTGTATCCTCACACAGAAACTGATGAGACTGGGTGTGTTTGGCTTCCCAACAAATTGTGCTGTCCATTCTGAATATTCACTCTTTCTGCCGTTCAGTCATTATCAACCCCAATGTTTACAGATAGGTGAGTAAGCACCTGTCAGTCAACACAAAGCAGCCTGAGCCTCTTCTTTAATGAAAACCCAGGGAGATGGCAGATAAATAAATCATAGTTGTGGGCAATAACCTATCGGCTGACTGAGGCAATTTCCTGTGGGACAGGAAATGAAAGAGCGTTGGGAGACAGGAGCCGAGGCCGGGGTGCTGCTGCTTTGTTCTAACTGCCTGCCCATTATGAACAGATTGTTGTGATAGGCAGGCTACCTCCACCTCACTTTTCCCATTCCCTCCCAGTCTGAGACCCTCAATCTATGTCTGAGACATCTCCAAATGTCTTCCATCAAAGACACAGGCATCGCTGTGAACTGTCACCAAGGCTGAAGATCGTCACGTCCTGACGTCTATCAGACTTGAAAGGGTGAAATGCCACTTGGAAGCTGTGCATGGCCTGCATTTTAAGTGGAATTATGGGGGAAGACGTGAGTTAGTCTGATACTTCAAGCAGCAGTGAAATGACTCACAGTGTGACATTTCTGCACAACTTCCTGAATGACTGGTCATTTGAATAAAAAAAAGGGCATATACCATGTAAATATTGGAGACAAAAGGCTAATACAGATGGCTGACATTATGGAAAATTGCACCAAAAAAAAATCCAACAGGTTAAGGTTTTCTTGCAACACACCAAGAACACAAAAGCTATATCCCCATGTGAATTAGGACAATACCTAAAGTGACAGGAAACAGTTTTTGTAAATACGGACCTGTTATCTACGGATCTGTTATCAGTGCACACACTATCGTACATTCATGTGAACTGTTCATttaagggaagagagagacgtaATTCTTAATCCGAGGTCAAGTGCATTATCAAACTATGAGATGACAAATTTGTAGCCAATTCACTAAAAAGAGTATTTCGAAACAGTAGAAATACATCCTGTTCTTAGTAATTTGGCTAAGAAAGTTGGGAAATGACAACACATGTAACAGGATCAGTCGCATATTCAACAGGATAAATTGAAATAAATCTTAAAAGGATTGCTTTTATTGCCTTAAGTAATAGTCCACAACTCAATGAGTTCTGAAGAACTCACTACTGTTTTCCTCCTGGGACAGATAGACAGTCCACAATTAAAATAGTTGGAGAACAAGCAAAACCATTTTTTAATACTATGGTATAAACAGTCAACAAAATTGTAATACCATTGATATTTTGGAGCCCAAAAATCAATTTGAGTTTTTGCCAAATATGGTCAAAGGAAGTCTTCCAGGAAAATGTTACATACAAGTGATGTGGGTGGACTGGACCCAACCTTGCTCAAATAGTATTTTTGGGCCACGTCTACGAGGTGGGACCGGATCCTTCTACTCAAGAGGCTTTATCAATACAGTACCAGATACATATGAAATGAGAGTTAAAATGAAATCTTTCATCACTAAGAAAAGGTCCAATCTTATGGACCTAAATAAACGCATTAGTACTGATGTTTGAGTACACAATCAAAggctatattttttatttgaattcACTGGTAAAGCTGAGTAACAAGGACATGTTGGTTTTTGTTTTGTTCTAAATATTTTAATCTTCAAAAGTGTCTTATTATCACAGAGCCTCAAGACAACACATATTGTACAGCCTTTTGTCATATACTATCAAATTCATATTTGGACAAATCTTAACTCTGTAAGCCTTTCCTTAACTTTTCAAAATTTGAATCAATAAACATTGAAATCCCAGGACTAGATTTTAATACTTGTGCGCATGACTCAGGAAAAGGTTATAGTTTAAATAAAAAACAGCACATTATAACTTTACAATGCAAACTCACCTTGCCCATCTTTACAAAATATCCTTAGCAAGGATTGAAGGAATGACTTACCATTTCAATGAAAGACAATATGGTACAAAAAaatttaaatcatttttttcattCTTTTCTCTTCAAATTTCTTCTTATAGTTACTTGATAAACTGGTTTCAGTTACCAACTTATCCAATAACTGAATCCAAAATACTCTTTCTGGTATGTGGACATTGCAAAGTCTGTGTGAATGATATTGTTCACTATGATATGAAGGAGACTTTGCAGCCGTTGTGAGTAGGGGGTTCTCTGTAATGTCTGTTGTGACCATTAGAGAAGACCTCCTGTCTTTGTGTGGGTCTGGGGGAATCAAGAGTTCCAAACTCCCTCCCTTCTAATCTGGGAAATTTGCTTTCTGTGTTGAATCCCAGGATCTCACTTACTGAATAAGGCAAATCCTGAAAGGAAATGAAAAAAGAAAATGTAGATTATATACAACCAATATGTAATTATGAATCTGCAGGTTATTGACTTAATTGAACGTATAAATAAATAGCAATCCTTGAACATACTGTACCTTACAACTTCTGATTTGCATACAAATAGCCTCTGATTTGTGAAGGATTTCTTCAATGTCCAGCTTCATTGATAGTTCATTGATGTGCTGTGATAACATACAAAACAATGACATTTAAAACTAAATAACTTACAAAACACTCCAAACAACCCACCTTGAAAATATgtctgattaaaaaaaaaagaattcaaCTGACAAACCAGTTGAAACTTGCAAATAACAGCTGTTACCTTAAGGATCTCATTGAAGCCATAGTTTTCCTCCATGATTTTCCTTTTCTCTGAGTCTAGGATGGCACAGCACACCAGCAGATGGAAGTTTTGGCAGGGCAGGCCAGTCCACATGACCTGAGCAGAACCCGGAAGTCTTATTAACAAGAACCATCAGAATGCATAAAGATAAACCATGAAGTCAAAAAGAAATGTAATAAAAGCATCAACTAGAATCATTAAATAAATCTCATAAGCGCGAGACTGACAGATTGACTTCCCCCTAAATTACAAGGGAGACACTTACGCTGATAGGTCGATGCATGAACAGCACTCACCTCCCACAGACGAAGGACATCTGGATAACTGAGCTCCCTCTTGAAGCGGATCAGTAACCACCGGAAACAGAAATACAGGTAACCTGAATCCTGTGACTCTGGAGGAACCAAAACAAAACACTGATGAGGAGAAATCAAATGGGACCAAGGACGGTAGTCAGTCGCTACTTCCTTTTCAAAGATAGGTTGTTGTTTTTAACTTTAACTAAATTAAAACTATAAAATACTATTGGTATTGGTTGATAATCTGCATATTTGCTTAGTTTTCTTTTCAGGATTTACCTCAATCTTTATGGCTTCAtgcaaaataaaaatatataaaagaagTATATACTTTTGTAAGTTGATCCTAAACAGGTGAATGTTTGAGGTGTGTTACGTACCGAGGTAGTTCCAGAAGGCCAGGTCCAGCAGCCTCAACAGAGTACTGAGCTGGATCAGCTGAGTCTTCATGCCCTGCATCGGCTCTTCGAAGTTCTGGtgctgcgcgcacacacacacacacacgttatggttGAGTAATGAAAGAGTCACACTCAGGCATATCAAAGTTAACATTAGTTTTGTTTCGTCAAACTAACAGCAGCAGACAAAACAAAGCTAATCTGATTACTCACCATTTGATCCATGAAGGAGACAAAACACCAGAAGGCATCCACCTCGTTGTCCATCACATAGAGGATCGGGGAGAGGAGGTCACTCATACCCTGAACATAACCTGGAGACAAGTACAAGGAAACATTCCCACAACGTTAAATAAGGTGAACTTAACAAAAATCGCACTGATATGCAGTTGTCAGCTCATGATTGCCGTTACCACAGGTAAATTACAATAATTTCCTAAGGGACATCGATTGCATCTATGCCAATCAGATGACATTTTCATTCACATAAATTATCTCTGCTGCACTTCTTGGCAATAATGCTATAACTTACCCAGATCAAAATCATACATGCAGTACGTCATCAAGACGTCATGTAGTAACACCAGGCCTGGGTTGTCTATGCCTTCATAGAACCTGTtggttctgtctgttctgttcacGTCCTTCTCTGAGAAGACAACACATTCACAGATGATAAATAAAGAACCATACTACGCCTCGTTCAGGAAAGGTACACCATGCTAAGGCAGTCATTACAGATGCATCCATGAACAAAAATGATCTAAAAGTGCATTTAAAATCACAACACATTTAACAGTAAAAACAACACAAGTGATGAAACAAAAGCCAAAAGGCTTAAAATgacttagatttgtgtgcattgggtatatgttgtgaaattgttagatactacttgtagatgttccgacaatgcagtaatgaaGCACAAGCATtacactacactcgcaataacatctgctaaacacgtgtatgtgaccaataacatttgatttgaaatgaatCATCAACAACAACTCTCCTAAGACAGCAGGGTAGATATATATAAATTACCTATCAGGCTCCTGCAGTCTCTTAACCTGGAGTTTCTCCTTTCCTGCTCCTCACTCACCGACTTCCACTGGAGCTTCATCCTGAAGTACTCATCCCTTATTCACCAGGGGGAAGcaagagagggaagagaataTCTTCAGAATTACATTTTACTTTGCTGATATTCACAATCTCATATGGCTCTGCTGGTTAACAAAGGAAAATGTCAACAAAGACCTTATGACCTTCATGGTAACAGCCACTTTGATGGTAATGAAACCGCTCAAAATCTGCATTTGACTATTCCTGTCTTATAAGAAAGACATGTGGGTTTCATATAGAATGTCTGTCTTAGTAAAGCACACATACGTTTTCCTCCTCTGTTGGCCTTTCCGCTCGTCGTAGGTGCTGTCCCAGGTGTAATACCCCAGCAGAAACTTCCAGGCCTCTTTCCTCACCGCATGGCACAAGCCCTACAGGATCAGCACAACATTGACAGGAATCACTTTATAGACATACCCAGAATTTTTATGGATAGTTAGTTACCACACCAATGTATATAGAAGGTCAGTTTGGCAGAAACAAATTAAGCCTAGCCCTGGGCTAAACAGCATGTTCAATAGAAATTATTTTAGTCCCGTACTATGCTtattctgtgtctgggaaactgtccCAGAGAGTTTGGCTGGAGATTTACTAGAGAAGGTGCTTCATCATTCTGGTAATTTTACAAAACTCAACGTACGCCTTTGAATATGATTTTCTTGAGTTGAGGGACATTTTCCACCCTTCCTTCCTGGTCCTGGTGCTTAGCCCAGTCCTCTGCAGACAGTGGCTCCCTCCTTGTTACCTCTGGCCTGGCGCCCAGGTCCATCTGAGAGACACCAACCAATAAGACCATGCATTCTTCTGCGCTGTAACCACGTTAAAAGTCAAACCCCAGCTGAAGACCAGACACCCATTGTGCCAGCAGCCGTTATCATTACACCCTGCATCCAGCTGCTGGCTTGCCTCGGAAGATAAAGCCATAGTCAGACCAGGGGATCCCCTACTCACAACATGTAGTGTACGCACATACAGCAACGTCCAGGTGCAAGACACAAGTAAAGTCATGAAATAAAGATAATGTAGTTTTTATGTACTACTCACCCTGGTGATAACCTCAAAGCCAGGTTCCTCCTGCTGGTTGATCTCCAGGCCAGGGATGACCTCTCCCAGTCCCAGGATGTCCAGGTCAGCTACCTCCTCATGGGGCTTccgctgctgctgctccagctcTGGGCCGCGGAACGCATCGAAGATGTAGTTGGTGACCTTGGAGAAGCCGCCCAACGTTGTCACATAGGGATCCTTCTTCAGCTTCTGTTGGGGAAACAGGGTCAAAATAATTAGGCAACCAaactgaggtaaaaaaaaaaaaaaactcactgAAACAGAGATGTACTACCTGAATTTATCCAATAACAAAAACTAACTTCTGTGCAAACCGTTTTGCTAAAGTAAGTTTTTTCCATACAGGTAAGTGCCATTCGTATAACAGGTATATTGCATGACACATTACAGTAACAAGGCCGTAGTTGTTGTCGTCCAAAAGGTTCTCGAAGGACTGAGAGAGAGCTCGGTTGGGAGTGCTGACCAGCAGGCAGGTTTCATCATCTGGGGCCCTGAAAACATATGAGGAAAtagagaatttaaaaaaatacgtaTTTGTTGTCAGCCTATAAGTAGAGATCCATCCCTATCAAGTGAGCTCTATTTCAGATAAAGGCATTCTAT
This window encodes:
- the LOC110499378 gene encoding TBC1 domain family member 15, with the translated sequence MSADTPPKVLFEHEGVFIHSNTEASEDQDLLVSGFLRIIDKDGEIIVEYKPLEDTVDPSNMLCAGKDSSSVMEWAYCPGEERSSPQQAVVLEQQQSYETEWDMINAVSFPKRKPCSNGEGALNHTHEKSKWSFTFSVWDLRSITVKEEGWSRLVFGMKEPPTLLPSLHFHLGGSEGFIDCLRRYIIITEAPDDETCLLVSTPNRALSQSFENLLDDNNYGLVTKLKKDPYVTTLGGFSKVTNYIFDAFRGPELEQQQRKPHEEVADLDILGLGEVIPGLEINQQEEPGFEVITRMDLGARPEVTRREPLSAEDWAKHQDQEGRVENVPQLKKIIFKGGLCHAVRKEAWKFLLGYYTWDSTYDERKGQQRRKTDEYFRMKLQWKSVSEEQERRNSRLRDCRSLIEKDVNRTDRTNRFYEGIDNPGLVLLHDVLMTYCMYDFDLGYVQGMSDLLSPILYVMDNEVDAFWCFVSFMDQMHQNFEEPMQGMKTQLIQLSTLLRLLDLAFWNYLESQDSGYLYFCFRWLLIRFKRELSYPDVLRLWEVMWTGLPCQNFHLLVCCAILDSEKRKIMEENYGFNEILKHINELSMKLDIEEILHKSEAICMQIRSCKDLPYSVSEILGFNTESKFPRLEGREFGTLDSPRPTQRQEVFSNGHNRHYREPPTHNGCKVSFIS